Proteins encoded together in one Musa acuminata AAA Group cultivar baxijiao chromosome BXJ3-6, Cavendish_Baxijiao_AAA, whole genome shotgun sequence window:
- the LOC135639857 gene encoding uncharacterized protein LOC135639857, translating into MGFAKLASRRPKTSRTLMACSSRRSNSAVPPVSRPLLRSASPAAVAGAAPFSSSYRSSASSPFASSSSANSSTFFHHRSASPTRVYLVGSTPSPRTPSVHFSLDRSTSPGRSLAVVDRRRPASASAAAPARRTCMCSPTTHPGSFRCSLHKGLRFPPHHNQHAASSSPSNRLNARRSAMTNSLVRIGAVEGEWVKRALASLIRPSSHQQRRRADFRPRLSRLSVMSRADDV; encoded by the coding sequence ATGGGGTTTGCCAAATTAGCTAGTCGGCGCCCCAAAACGTCGAGAACCCTAATGGCGTGCTCTTCTAGAAGATCCAACTCCGCCGTTCCACCGGTTTCGAGGCCCCTCCTACGATCCGCATCTCCCGCTGCGGTTGCAGGCGCCgcccccttctcttcctcctacCGCTCCTCTGCCTCTTCTCCcttcgcttcctcttcctccgccAACTCGTCCACCTTCTTCCATCACCGCTCCGCCTCGCCTACCCGCGTCTACCTCGTCGGATCCACGCCTTCCCCCAGAACCCCGTCCGTCCACTTCTCCCTCGATCGATCTACTTCCCCAGGCCGTTCCCTCGCCGTCGTCGACCGGCGCCGTCCCGCTTCCGCCTCGGCCGCCGCGCCTGCCCGTCGCACCTGCATGTGCTCTCCCACCACCCACCCCGGCTCCTTCCGCTGCAGCCTCCACAAGGGCCTCCGCTTTCCCCCTCACCACAACCAACACGCCGCTTCTTCGTCGCCGTCGAACCGCCTCAACGCCCGCCGTTCCGCGATGACCAACTCGCTGGTCCGAATCGGAGCCGTGGAGGGCGAGTGGGTGAAGCGCGCTCTTGCCTCCCTCATCCGTCCGTCCTCGCACCAGCAGCGCCGGCGGGCCGACTTCCGTCCGCGTCTCAGTCGCCTCTCCGTCATGTCCAGGGCCGACGATGTCTAG
- the LOC103990064 gene encoding uncharacterized protein LOC103990064 — MSMAFPGFPASLFLLPLMLVLCLPFSVSHAYSEIQKTPLPGGGLRDGYVLPRRYAAEVPPTGNLTVDNSSFILAADRTHRKDPLNGFKRYTGGWNISEQHYWASVGFTAVPLFAIAFVWFLVFGLVLLFSCCYYFCCRRRSYSYSRTAYALSLVLLILFTCAAIIGCIVLYTSQGKFHTSTSKTVDYVVGQANFTVDNLRNFSESLAEAKKITVDQVFLPADVQSEIDSLKTKVNSSATELANRTLDNSRKISRVLDRVRLDLIIIAAVMLLLAFVGFLLSILGLQFLVYVLVVVGWILVTGTFILCGVFLLLHNVVADTCVAMNEWVDHPHAHTALDDILPCVDVATANESLYRSREVTFQLVSVVNQVIVNVSNGNFPPALVPLYYNQSGPLMPTLCNPYTPDLNNRTCTPGEVDFNNASQVWKGYVCRSAVVSGSEICTTVGRVTPSIYSQMTAAVTVSRGLYYYVPFLTQLEDCSFVRETFTAIHGNNCPGLEQNSKRVYIGLVMVSGAVMLSLIFWVIYARERRHRTYNKQFLVETGRPHLPLQEKVP, encoded by the exons ATGAGCATGGCATTCCCTGGATTTCCAGCttccctcttccttcttcctcttatgCTTGTCCTTTGCCTTCCCTTCTCGGTCTCCCACGCTTATTCTGAGATCCAGAAAACGCCCTTACCAG GTGGAGGGCTGCGAGATGGGTATGTTCTACCGAGGAGGTATGCTGCTGAGGTGCCACCTACCGGCAATCTTACCGTGGATAACAGCTCTTTCATCCTGGCTGCGGATAGGACACACAGGAAAGATCCTTTGAATGGATTCAAGCGTTACACTGGTGGTTGGAACATCAGTGAGCAACACTACTGGGCT TCTGTTGGTTTTACGGCTGTCCCCCTGTTCGCCATTGCCTTTGTGTGGTTCCTGGTTTTTGGGCTGGTGTTGTTATTTAGCTGTTGCTATTACTTCTGTTGCCGCCGCCGAAGTTACTCATATTCCCGCACAGCCTATGCGCTCTCTCTTGTTCTGCTCATTCTATTCACCTGTGCTGCAAT CATTGGATGCATTGTTCTGTACACCAGTCAGGGAAAGTTCCACACCAGCACTTCGAAAACTGTGGACTATGTTGTGGGTCAGGCAAACTTCACGGTAGACAACCTCAGGAACTTCTCAGAAAGTCTGGCTGAAGCTAAGAAGATCACGGTGGACCAGGTATTCCTCCCAGCTGATGTCCAGAGTGAAATCGATAGCCTCAAAACAAAGGTCAACTCTTCAGCAACTGAGCTTGCCAATCGGACATTGGACAATTCCAGGAAGATTAGCCGTGTGCTAGATAGAGT GAGACTGGATTTGATCATAATTGCTGCAGTGATGCTGCTTTTGGCATTTGTTGGGTTCT TGCTCTCTATACTTGGATTGCAGTTCCTTGTCTACGT CTTAGTGGTTGTTGGGTGGATTCTAGTGACAGGCACATTTATCTTGTGcggtgtttttcttcttttacacAA TGTGGTGGCGGACACATGTGTTGCAATGAATGAATGGGTCGACCACCCTCATGCACATACAGCTCTAGATGATATTCTTCCATGTGTTGATGTTGCCACTGCCAATGAGTCATTGTATCGAAGCAGGGAAGTTACCTTCCAGCTAGTTAGTGTTGTCAATCAGGTGATAGTCAATGTTTCCAATGGGAACTTCCCTCCTGCTTTGGTGCCTTTGTATTATAATCAATCTGGCCCATTGATGCCTACTCTCTGCAACCCATACACACCTGACTTGAATAACCGCACTTGCACCCCTGGAGAAGTGGACTTCAACAATGCATCACAG GTATGGAAAGGTTATGTTTGCCGGAGTGCTGTTGTCTCTGGGTCTGAGATATGTACAACCGTCGGACGTGTTACTCCCAGTATCTATAGCCAAATGACTGCGGCTGTAACTGTGAGCCGAGGATTATACTATTATGTGCCATTCCTTACTCAGCTAGAAGACTGCAGTTTTGTCCGCGAAACCTTTACTGCGATACATGGGAACAATTGCCCTGGTCTTGAACAGAACAGCAAACGGGTCTACATTGGTCTGGTTATGGTTTCGGGTGCAGTGATGCTGTCCTTAATATTCTGGGTGATATATGCTAGGGAAAGGCGCCATCGCACTTACAACAAGCAGTTCCTTGTGGAGACAGGTAGGCCACATCTGCCTCTGCAAGAAAAGGTGCCGTAA